Proteins found in one Balaenoptera acutorostrata chromosome 17, mBalAcu1.1, whole genome shotgun sequence genomic segment:
- the TMEM74 gene encoding transmembrane protein 74, with the protein MELHYLAKKSSRAALCDAVDWSSGGLPRDQADAAATKAALCCQRHCTSAPRAPEMEGSKLSPSPASPSPSLQDSAIQPDFLPPGLLNSGNNQITAEQKVCNCCSQELETSFTYVDENVNLEQRNRRSPSAKGSKHLGDLGWGNPNEWSHEAAISLISEDEEDTSSEATSSGKSVDYGFISAILFLVTGILLVIISYIVPRDVTVDPNTVPAREMERLEKESARLGAHLDRCVIAGLCLLTLGGVVLSCLLMMSMWKGELYRRDRFASSKESAKLYGSFNFRMKTSTNENTLELSLVEEDALAVQS; encoded by the coding sequence ATGGAGCTCCACTATCTTGCTAAGAAGAGCAGCCGGGCAGCCCTGTGTGATGCTGTGGACTGGAGTTCAGGAGGGCTTCCCAGGGACCAGGCAGATGCAGCCGCCACTAAAGCTGCTCTCTGCTGCCAGAGACATTGTACGTCGGCACCAAGAGCACCAGAGATGGAAGGGTCTAAACTTAGCCCTTCTCCAgcatccccttccccctccctgcaagACAGTGCTATTCAGCCAGACTTCTTGCCACCAGGGCTTCTCAACTCAGGAAACAACCAAATAACAGCAGAACAGAAAGTCTGCAACTGCTGTAGCCAGGAATTAGAAACCTCTTTTACCTATGTGGATGAGAATGTCAACCTGGAGCAAAGGAACCGGCGTTCCCCTTCGGCAAAAGGGAGTAAGCACCTGGGAGACCTTGGCTGGGGAAATCCAAATGAGTGGTCCCACGAGGCTGCCATATCACTGATATCCGAAGATGAAGAAGATACAAGCTCGGAAGCCACCTCTTCAGGGAAGTCAGTAGACTATGGTTTCATAAGCGCCATCTTGTTCTTGGTCACTGGCATCTTGCTGGTGATCATCTCTTACATTGTCCCACGGGATGTGACTGTGGATCCCAACACTGTGCCGGCCCGGGAGATGGAACGTCTGGAGAAGGAGAGCGCGAGGCTGGGGGCTCACCTGGACCGCTGTGTGATTGCAGGCCTCTGCCTTCTCACGCTTGGGGGGGTCGTTCTTTCCTGTTTGCTAATGATGTCCATGTGGAAGGGGGAGCTATATCGGCGTGACAGGTTTGCCTCTTCCAAAGAGTCTGCGAAACTCTACGGTTCCTTCAACTTTAGGATGAAAACTAGCACTAATGAAAACACCCTGGAGCTGTCCTTGGTAGAGGAAGATGCTCTCGCTGTACAGAGTTAA